The Heliomicrobium gestii genome segment AGGACCTCTGATACGCGGTCGACGACGATCCCGGTCACCTGGCCGCTCACGTCGACGACGAGGACGCGCGTGTTCTCATCATGGAGTCCTTTGGCCATGCCAAAGCGCGTTCTGCCATCGATGATCGGGAGTATGCTCCCGCGCAGGTTGCAGACACCTTCCACATAATCTGGCGCTTGGGGGATCTTCGTCACTTCGGCGAAGCGGATGATCTCCCGCACATTCATGATGTCGGCGCCAAACTCTTCGTTGCCGAGGTGGAAGGTGACCAGTTGCCGTTCCGTCAGGCCGATGGACCTTGCAGTTTCGGCTGCTGTCATTCCGGTTGCTCCTTCCCCTCCGCTTACATTGTTTGCAGTTCGTCAGCCAATCCGGAGATCTCTTCGATCGCTTCGGCCAGTTCCTGCATGCCTTTGGATTGTTCCTGCGCCGCCATGCTCGCTTCCCCGGCCGCCTTTTCAGCTTCCTGGGCGGCAGCGGCGATCTGGTCGACGCCTTTGCGGGCCTGCTCCAGGGCGATGAGCGACTCTTCGGCCCCCTTGAGCACCTCTTTGACGCCGTTCAGGATGACCAGCATGGCGTCTTCAATCTCATTCAGGTTGTGGGTCGACTTCTTCGCCTTTTCCACTTCCTGAACGGCCTTCTTGGCCGACAGTTCGATGTCTTCGGTGACCTTCTTGATCTGGCTTTGAATGTTGCGGACCAAATCCTTGATCTTGTCGGCGTTCTCGGCCGATTCGTTGGCCAGGGTGCGGATGTCGCCGGCGACGACAGAGAAACCGCGACCATACTCGCCGGCCCGGGCCGCTTCGATGGAACCGTTGACAGCCAACATGTTTGTCTGGATGGTCACATTCACAATCGCATCGACGATCTTGTCGATCTTGCGGGTCGTCTCTTCGAGGATCTTGATGTTGCGCGCCGACACGATGCTGGCTTCGGAGGCGGTTGAGATGCCGACAATCAGCCCGTCGACGCCTTTTTTGTTGACATCCAGCAGGGTGCGCAGTTCAGCCACTTTCTCTTCCGACATGGAGGAGAGGTTGCGCATCTGGTTGGCTGCGGTGACGAGCCGCTCTGACAGGGCCGCGCCTTTTTGGGTCAGTTCGCCCTGCAGCTTCGCCCCTTGGGACAACTGCCCCATGGCCGTCATGATCTGGCGGGAGGCGCTGTTGGCTTCTTCGACGTTGGCCGACAATTCTTCGGCGGCAGAGGCCAGTTCCTCTGACGACTTTTGGGCGTCCGTGGACACCTTCAGCGTTTCGGCCAGTTGGGCCAGTTCGTTGGCGGCCGATCCCATTTCGGAAAAGGCCTTGTTCTGCTCTGAGACAGCCTGGTTCACCTCTTCAGCGGCGTTGCTCTGCTCCTCAGCCGCTGCAGCGACCTGCTCCGCCACAGAGAGAAACTCAATCGCTCCTTTGTTGGCGTCGACGGCGCTCTGAGATACTTCTATCACAGCGCTCTGGACCGCCCCCATCTCTTTGCCTATCTTGCTCAGGTCGTCGGTGATCCGCTTGGCCTTTTCCACTTCGGCGCTGGCGGCGACGCCGGCCTCTTCCACATCCTTGACGACGATTTTGACGTTCTCCTGGATGTTGGAAACCAGGTTGCGGATATCGCGGGCCGATTTTTCGGAGATCTCGGCCAGGTTGCGCACCTCATCGGCGACGACAGCGAATCCGCGGCCATGTTCCCCGGCGCGAGCCGCCTCAATAGCGGCGTTCAGCGCCAGCAGGTTGGTCTGGTCGGCGATGCGGACGACAGCCTCGACGATGTTGCCGATCTCAGCCGATTGCTTTTCCAGATCATTGACCAGTTTGGTCGATTCTATGTTCGTATCGGCCGATTCTTTGATACCGTCAATCAGTTGTTCGATGTCAGCAGAAGTGGACAGGACGAGCGGTTGGGCGATGTTGACCTTCTCCAGGGACTCTTTGGCGCGACTGTTGGCAACGACAGAGGCTTTGTCGATCTGGTTGATGGCCGCCCGGGATTGCTCAGCGGCGGAGGCCGCTTCGTCGGCGCCGGTGGCGATCTGGGCCATCGTGGAACCCAGTTCAATCGCCGCGTTGCTCGCCTGTTCGATGCCGGAGGCCAGCTGCTCTGTCGCGGTGGCGATGCGCTCGGCCAACTGCTGCTGCTTGGCCAACGTGCGGGCGCGCACCTTTTCCATCGCTTTTCGTTTCGCAAGGTCCCGTTTCTGGGCGATCTCCTCCGCCGTCCCTGCCTGATCATGGCGCGCGAGTTTGTTATTTGCCGCGGTTGAACTCGGACCGCTCACCGATCCGGCAGCCGGTCTGGCTAATTTTTTCTCCACGCTGACATCCTCCTTCTGCATTTCGATGACCCCTATGACTCGGGTCCTATCATTCATTAATGCAAAAAGCATGCCAACGGAACTCGCCCTGGAACCTTTTGAGGGAGAAAGCCCTGTCTATTCTATTAATTTTTTTTATTTTATTGTCTCGCCAGGACAGGGGGGACGCTCTTGCTCTTCCCGTGAACAACCCCTGTACGGATCGGTACACCGATCGGTGCGTTTGAACGGATTTGCACATTCTCGAAATGAATGAAAAAAGAACCGCTGCTCCGGTTTGCTCAACCTGCGGCGATTCTTTATCTGCGGCGGTTCCCCTGGTCAGTCCCAACAATCGGCCGAGGAAATGCCCTTAAACCGGCTCTGCATTCGTTCCAGACGGCAGTAGAGAGACCGGCGGGAAATCCCCAGATAGCGGGCCGTTTCCGTCTTGTTGCCCCGGTGCATCTGCAAGGCCTCGCTCACGATCCGATCGACAAAATCCTCCAACTCAAACCCTTTTTCAGGCAAGCTGAACTGATAGGGATCGAGACTGGGGCATGCCGGGTCGCCCGATTGCAGGGATTGGGGCCGAGAGGCCTGCAACAGGGTCAGATGAACGGGCAACAGTTCCTCCTCGTCAAACATGAAGACGACCCATTCCATGGTATTGCGCAACTCGCGCACATTCCCCGGCCAGGGGTAGTCGAGCAGGATCATGGCGGCTTCCGTGCTGATCCGCTTGAATCGTTTTTGTTTCTGTTTGGCCGCTGCGCGCAGGAACATGCCGGCCAACGGGACGATGTCATCGGGACGCCGCCGCAACGGCGGCAGTTGCACGTGCCCGACGCGGAGGCGATAAAAGAGATCCTTGCGAAAGCGGCCTTCGGCAACGCTTTTTTCCAGATCCTGATTGGTGGCGCAGATGATGCGCACGTTGGTCGATACTTTTTTTAACCCGCCGACGCGGTAGTACTCCTTTTCCTGGATCACCCGCAAGAGCTTTCCTTGCAATTCAAGGGCCAGTTCCCCCACCTCGTCGAGGAAGAGCGTACCTCCCTGGGCGAGGTCCAGTTTGCCGCGCTGTCCTTTGGTCAAACCGCCGGTGAAGGCGCCGGCTTCATATCCGAAGAGTTCGCTCTCAAACAACGTGGGTGTGAGGGCGGCGCAGTTGATATCGATGAAGGGCGCTGTTTCCTCAATGCTGCCAAAATGGATCAGCTTGGCGATGACCTCTTTGCCGGTCCCCGTTTCTCCTTCGATCAGCACAGGGATCGTCCGGTCGGTGTGAAACTTCAGGGCCGACTGGACGATGGACCGCATACTATCGGAGAAGATGCCGATCCCGCTCAAGCTGGTTGAGTGGACGACGACGCGGGTTCGGCCAGGTTCGGTCACGATGGCCTCTTTCACCTCCACCGGCGGGATCGCGCTGATCCGCCGGGGCTGGGACGTCCACAGTTGACGGGCGGCGATCCGCTCAGTGATCGTCGCCAGTTGGTCCACGTTGATCGGTTTGAGCAGGTAGTCGCTGGCGCCTGCCCGCAGCGCCGAAACCGCCGAATCGACGTCGCCGTGGCCCGTAAAAAGAACAACGGCCGTATCCTGCCCGTATGGTTGAGCCATGATGGTCTGCAACAGTTCGAGGCCCGACAGAAGAGGCATGCGGATATCGGAGAGAACCATGGCATAGTTCCCCTGAT includes the following:
- a CDS encoding methyl-accepting chemotaxis protein: MEKKLARPAAGSVSGPSSTAANNKLARHDQAGTAEEIAQKRDLAKRKAMEKVRARTLAKQQQLAERIATATEQLASGIEQASNAAIELGSTMAQIATGADEAASAAEQSRAAINQIDKASVVANSRAKESLEKVNIAQPLVLSTSADIEQLIDGIKESADTNIESTKLVNDLEKQSAEIGNIVEAVVRIADQTNLLALNAAIEAARAGEHGRGFAVVADEVRNLAEISEKSARDIRNLVSNIQENVKIVVKDVEEAGVAASAEVEKAKRITDDLSKIGKEMGAVQSAVIEVSQSAVDANKGAIEFLSVAEQVAAAAEEQSNAAEEVNQAVSEQNKAFSEMGSAANELAQLAETLKVSTDAQKSSEELASAAEELSANVEEANSASRQIMTAMGQLSQGAKLQGELTQKGAALSERLVTAANQMRNLSSMSEEKVAELRTLLDVNKKGVDGLIVGISTASEASIVSARNIKILEETTRKIDKIVDAIVNVTIQTNMLAVNGSIEAARAGEYGRGFSVVAGDIRTLANESAENADKIKDLVRNIQSQIKKVTEDIELSAKKAVQEVEKAKKSTHNLNEIEDAMLVILNGVKEVLKGAEESLIALEQARKGVDQIAAAAQEAEKAAGEASMAAQEQSKGMQELAEAIEEISGLADELQTM
- a CDS encoding sigma-54-dependent transcriptional regulator gives rise to the protein MNILLVDDDLDSRACIGDFLRELGHAVDECDDGREALNRYYQGNYAMVLSDIRMPLLSGLELLQTIMAQPYGQDTAVVLFTGHGDVDSAVSALRAGASDYLLKPINVDQLATITERIAARQLWTSQPRRISAIPPVEVKEAIVTEPGRTRVVVHSTSLSGIGIFSDSMRSIVQSALKFHTDRTIPVLIEGETGTGKEVIAKLIHFGSIEETAPFIDINCAALTPTLFESELFGYEAGAFTGGLTKGQRGKLDLAQGGTLFLDEVGELALELQGKLLRVIQEKEYYRVGGLKKVSTNVRIICATNQDLEKSVAEGRFRKDLFYRLRVGHVQLPPLRRRPDDIVPLAGMFLRAAAKQKQKRFKRISTEAAMILLDYPWPGNVRELRNTMEWVVFMFDEEELLPVHLTLLQASRPQSLQSGDPACPSLDPYQFSLPEKGFELEDFVDRIVSEALQMHRGNKTETARYLGISRRSLYCRLERMQSRFKGISSADCWD